The following proteins are encoded in a genomic region of Poecilia reticulata strain Guanapo linkage group LG11, Guppy_female_1.0+MT, whole genome shotgun sequence:
- the vps28 gene encoding vacuolar protein sorting-associated protein 28 homolog: protein MFHGIAGSGGVGAAPANKPELYEEVKLYKNAREREKYDNMAELFAVVKTLQALEKAYIKDCVSPSEYTASCSRLLVQYKAAFKQVQGSDVGSIDEFCRKYRLDCPLAMERIKEDRPITIKDDKGNLNRCIADIVSLFITVMDKLRLEIRAMDEIQPDLRELMETMNRMSNMPPDSEAKDKVSLWLTTLSSMSASDELDDNQVRQMLFDLESAYNAFNRFLHSS from the exons ATGTTCCACGGGATAGCAGGCAGTGGAGGAGTCGGTGCAG CTCCGGCTAACAAACCTGAGTTATATgag GAGGTCAAACTTTACAAAAACGCACGGGAACGAGAAAA GTACGACAACATGGCCGAGTTGTTTGCTGTTGTAAAGACTTTGCAGGCATTGGAGAAGGCTTACATCAAAGACTGCGTATCCCCCAGCGA gTACACGGCTTCCTGCTCCAGACTCTTGGTTCAATATAAAGCTGCTTTCAAACAGGTGCAAGGCTCCGACGTGGGCTCCATCGATGAATTCTGCAGGAAATACAGA CTTGACTGCCCACTTGCAATGGAGAGGATTAAGGAAGATCGACCAATTACCATCAAAGACGATAAGGGCAACCTGAACCGCTGCATCGCAGATATAGTTTCT CTCTTCATCACTGTTATGGACAAGCTGAGACTGGAGATCAGAGCCATGGATGAG ATCCAACCAGACCTGAGAGAGCTGATGGAAACCATGAACAGGATGAGCAACATGCCTCCAGACTCTGAGGCAAAGGACAAAGTGAGCCTCTG GTTGACCACCCTTAGCAGCATGTCTGCCTCAGACGAGCTGGATGATAACCAGGTTCGCCAGATGCTCTTCGATCTGGAATCAGCCTACAACGCCTTCAACCGCTTCCTCCACTCTTCCTAA